A single window of Treponema denticola ATCC 35405 DNA harbors:
- a CDS encoding metal ABC transporter solute-binding protein, Zn/Mn family yields the protein MTKKLIVLCLTGLTILSSVFFSCSKTEATNEAKDSGKIKITATIGMVADIAKVVGGDEVNVQALMGAGVDPHLYRASAGDMEKLQKADIIFYSGLHLEAKMGEVLQKISSTRKTVAVAESIPKEYLLPFEESEFDPHVWFDVKLWKYATESVYKTLAEFAPQKKEVFKENYEFYLARLNELDEFIKKRASEIPQEKRVLVTAHDAFNYFSKAYGFEVRGLQGISTVSEAGAKDVQELADFITKRKLPAIFVESSVPEKNVKALQEAVKARGYDVSIGGELFSDAMGDEGSFEGTYIGMLTHNINTIIDALKK from the coding sequence ATGACAAAAAAATTAATAGTCTTATGTTTAACAGGACTTACCATATTAAGTTCGGTGTTTTTCTCATGTTCTAAAACAGAAGCAACGAATGAAGCCAAGGATTCAGGTAAGATAAAAATTACTGCAACAATAGGCATGGTTGCCGACATAGCCAAAGTTGTCGGCGGAGATGAAGTTAATGTGCAAGCTCTTATGGGTGCGGGAGTAGATCCCCACCTTTACAGGGCAAGTGCAGGAGACATGGAAAAACTTCAAAAAGCCGATATTATTTTTTACAGCGGGCTTCATCTTGAAGCAAAGATGGGAGAAGTTTTGCAAAAAATATCTTCTACCCGCAAAACCGTAGCAGTTGCCGAAAGCATTCCCAAAGAATATTTATTACCCTTTGAGGAATCCGAATTCGATCCCCATGTTTGGTTTGATGTAAAGCTATGGAAATATGCAACGGAATCGGTATATAAAACCTTAGCGGAATTTGCTCCGCAAAAAAAAGAAGTCTTTAAAGAAAATTATGAATTCTATCTTGCAAGACTTAACGAACTTGATGAGTTTATTAAAAAGAGAGCTTCCGAAATTCCGCAAGAAAAAAGGGTTTTAGTTACGGCCCATGATGCCTTCAATTATTTCAGCAAAGCCTACGGCTTTGAAGTCAGGGGGCTGCAAGGCATAAGTACTGTAAGCGAAGCAGGAGCAAAGGACGTACAGGAGCTTGCAGATTTTATTACAAAAAGAAAACTTCCGGCCATCTTCGTTGAAAGCTCGGTTCCCGAAAAAAATGTAAAAGCCTTGCAGGAGGCCGTAAAAGCCAGAGGCTATGATGTTTCAATCGGAGGAGAGCTTTTTTCGGATGCTATGGGTGATGAAGGAAGCTTCGAAGGAACATATATAGGAATGCTCACCCATAATATAAACACGATAATAGATGCCTTAAAAAAATAA